One stretch of Corynebacterium auriscanis DNA includes these proteins:
- a CDS encoding alpha/beta hydrolase: MKRPLIRIGATGLAIAASIAPAAAAPAAFAEPAPAAAASTPAKITRVPALTEKQKADDSTAKWRKIIAEYNSHDYDNVFETTAYSPSMDRNIPVVVIQPYDKAKRKNAPTLYMLNGADGGEGAANWLAQSDVVTYYGGNRGNFKNVDKSPGIGANIVIPMAGKYSYYTDWQKSVPQLQGGSKKPQKWETFLTKELPQGIEPFLGANGKRGIAGLSMAATSVLNLAQHNPGFYDTVGSFSGCAATTTGAAPDLINITLNRGGTSINDMWGGRNTALARYNDPQLNVAKLKNQKNMYISNGSGIAGPHDLLGSERVGKNSSASATVIVEGGVIEAATNWCTHEFRARTRALGIPVTYNFRPTGTHQWGYWQDDMRDFWPVATKGLGTKVARPAEPHQSAGGDLAGSIAQITGSAPARR; the protein is encoded by the coding sequence ATGAAGCGACCGTTGATCCGCATTGGCGCCACAGGCCTTGCCATCGCCGCCAGCATTGCTCCCGCAGCCGCAGCCCCAGCGGCCTTCGCAGAACCCGCGCCGGCAGCGGCAGCGAGCACGCCGGCGAAAATCACCCGGGTACCTGCGCTGACAGAAAAGCAAAAGGCCGACGATTCCACCGCAAAGTGGCGCAAGATCATCGCAGAGTACAATTCCCACGATTACGACAACGTCTTTGAAACCACCGCGTACTCGCCATCCATGGATCGCAACATTCCCGTGGTTGTTATCCAGCCATATGACAAGGCCAAGCGTAAGAACGCTCCAACCCTCTACATGCTCAACGGCGCTGATGGCGGCGAGGGTGCTGCAAACTGGCTGGCGCAATCTGATGTGGTGACGTACTACGGCGGTAACCGCGGCAACTTCAAAAATGTCGACAAATCTCCGGGCATCGGTGCGAACATCGTTATTCCCATGGCTGGCAAGTACTCTTACTACACCGATTGGCAAAAGAGCGTTCCACAGCTGCAGGGCGGCAGCAAGAAGCCCCAAAAGTGGGAAACCTTCCTTACAAAGGAACTGCCTCAGGGCATCGAGCCATTTCTGGGAGCCAACGGCAAGCGTGGCATTGCGGGCCTGTCCATGGCTGCCACCTCTGTTCTGAACCTAGCGCAGCACAACCCCGGTTTCTACGACACGGTGGGTTCCTTCTCCGGCTGCGCCGCCACCACCACCGGTGCGGCTCCTGACTTGATCAATATCACGCTCAACCGCGGCGGCACCTCCATCAACGATATGTGGGGTGGCCGCAACACCGCTCTGGCACGGTACAACGACCCACAATTGAACGTTGCCAAGCTCAAGAACCAGAAGAACATGTACATTTCTAACGGTTCCGGCATCGCGGGCCCCCACGACTTGCTGGGTTCCGAACGCGTGGGCAAGAACTCCTCCGCATCCGCCACTGTGATCGTCGAAGGCGGAGTTATCGAAGCCGCAACCAACTGGTGCACCCACGAATTCCGGGCACGCACCCGCGCGCTGGGTATTCCCGTGACCTACAACTTCCGCCCCACCGGCACCCACCAGTGGGGTTACTGGCAGGACGACATGCGCGACTTCTGGCCCGTCGCAACCAAGGGGCTGGGCACGAAGGTAGCGCGTCCCGCCGAACCTCACCAGTCCGCAGGCGGCGACCTAGCCGGCAGCATTGCGCAGATTACCGGCTCCGCACCAGCCCGCAGGTAG